CTTAATCTTTGTCACCATAGAGAGTAAGCCGTTGCTACGTGTTGGTGAGAGATGCTGACGAAGACCTATCTTGTCAATGAAATACAGGTCAGCATCGATAATCTCTTGTGGAGTATGATTGCTTAACACACGTATCAGAAGGGCAATGATACCCTTTGTGATGAGTGCATCAGAGTCAGCAGTGAAGATAAGTTTACCATCTACGTTGTCACACTGCAGCCATACACGGCTCTGACAACCATCAATAAGGTTCTGCTCGTTCTTATACTGCTCCTCTAATGGCTCCAACTCGTTGCCCAAGTCAATGAGCATTTGGTATTTATCCATCCAATCAGTGAAGTCTTCAAACTCACCAATTACTGCATCTTGTGCTTCGTTTATTGTCATTGTATAAATGTTTTGTTCTATTCAGAATTATGAAAATTTCTGTGAGTAGAGTTTTATAAGCAAGTAACTTGTCCACTTGTCTACTCGTCCACTTGTCTACTCGTCCACTAAAAATCATTTTGTTACCAACTTAAACAGTTTATCATTCGGGCGCACCTTGTCCGGTACAGGGATAGAAACACGCCAACCTTGTTCTGCTTTATCAACAGGATTGAGGTCGTAACGGATTTCTTCAGCATTGAGGAACATAGCGCCAGTGCTGTTACCAGTGATAAGAAGCTTCTCTCCCTTTACGAAGGTGTTTGCCTCAACAGCCACCTCAGCTACGCCAAGACGAGAGAAATACTTTATCACCTTACCGATGAGCACCTTCTTCTCTGTAGCCTTATTGCCATAATCCTTTGTCCATTCGCCCATCTTCTGACCTTGATAGTAGCCATCCCAGAAGCCACGATTGAAGACTGTTGAGAGTCGTTCGTCCCACTGGTCCTTCTTTTCTTCGGTGAAGGTACCATCGAGTACGCTCTCTATTGCCTCCTTATAGCAGCTCACAACGGTGTGAACATACTCTGGTCCACGTGCACGACCCTCAATCTTAAACACACGTACACCAGCATCCATCATCTTATCAATGAAGCGAACACTCTTTAAGTCCTTAGGACTCATAATGTAT
The Prevotella melaninogenica DNA segment above includes these coding regions:
- a CDS encoding SufE family protein encodes the protein MTINEAQDAVIGEFEDFTDWMDKYQMLIDLGNELEPLEEQYKNEQNLIDGCQSRVWLQCDNVDGKLIFTADSDALITKGIIALLIRVLSNHTPQEIIDADLYFIDKIGLRQHLSPTRSNGLLSMVTKIKAYAVGFSLQ